In Miscanthus floridulus cultivar M001 chromosome 5, ASM1932011v1, whole genome shotgun sequence, one genomic interval encodes:
- the LOC136450264 gene encoding large ribosomal subunit protein eL20-like: MVAFRFHQYQVVGRALPTPGDEHPKIYRMKLWAINEVRAKSKFWYFLRKLKKVKKSNGQVLAINEIFERNPTTIKNYGIWLRYQSRTGYHNMYKEYRDTTLNGAVEQMYNEMASRHRVRSRCIQIIKTATVHFKLCKRDNTKQFHNSEIKFPLVYRKVRPPTRKLKTTFKAWRPNLFM; this comes from the exons ATGGTGGCCTTCAGA TTCCATCAGTACCAGGTGGTGGGGCGCGCGCTGCCGACGCCTGGCGACGAGCACCCCAAGATCTACCGCATGAAGCTCTGGGCCATCAACGAGGTCCGCGCCAAGAGCAAGTTCTG GTACTTCCTGAGGAAGTTGAAGAAGGTTAAGAAGAGCAACGGCCAGGTCCTTGCCATCAACGAG ATCTTCGAGCGTAACCCAACGACGATCAAGAACTATGGCATCTGGCTGCGCTACCAGAGCAGAACCGGCTACCACAACATGTACAAGGAGTACCGTGACACAACCCTGAATGGTGCTGTGGAGCAGATGTACAATGAGATGGCTTCTCGCCACCGTGTGAGGTCCCGCTGCATCCAGATCATCAAGACCGCGACAGTGCACTTCAAGCTGTGCAAGAGGGACAACACCAAGCAGTTCCACAACAGTGAGATCAAGTTCCCACTCGTGTACCGCAAGGTCAGGCCACCGACCAGGAAGCTGAAGACCACATTCAAGGCTTGGAGGCCAAACCTGTTCATGTGA